The following coding sequences lie in one Streptomyces xiamenensis genomic window:
- a CDS encoding response regulator transcription factor — protein sequence MRVLVVEDEEYLAEALREGLRLEAITADIALDGDTALERISVNDYDAVVLDRDIPGTHGDQVCRVIAENHPAVRVLMLTAAARLRDKVGGFELGADDYLTKPFALAELVVRLRALGRRPAASAPPVLTWGELRLDPFRHEAYRAGRYLRLTRKQFAVLELLMRAGGGLVSAETMLEKVWDEHADPFSTAPRVTVSTLRKALGDPDPITTVHGSGYRLRKPAP from the coding sequence GTGCGCGTGCTGGTGGTCGAGGACGAGGAGTACCTGGCCGAGGCCCTGCGGGAAGGGCTGCGGCTGGAGGCGATCACCGCCGACATCGCCCTGGACGGGGACACCGCGCTGGAACGGATCTCCGTCAACGACTACGACGCCGTGGTGCTCGACCGCGACATCCCCGGCACCCACGGCGATCAGGTGTGCCGGGTCATCGCCGAGAACCACCCGGCGGTGCGGGTCCTCATGCTCACCGCGGCCGCCCGGCTGCGGGACAAGGTCGGCGGCTTCGAGCTGGGCGCCGACGACTACCTCACCAAACCGTTCGCCCTGGCGGAGCTGGTGGTACGGCTGCGGGCACTGGGCCGCCGGCCGGCCGCCTCGGCGCCGCCCGTGCTCACCTGGGGCGAGCTGCGTCTTGACCCCTTCCGTCACGAGGCGTACCGGGCCGGCCGCTACCTGCGGCTGACCCGCAAACAGTTCGCGGTGCTGGAACTCCTCATGCGGGCCGGCGGCGGCCTGGTCAGCGCCGAGACGATGCTGGAGAAGGTCTGGGACGAACACGCCGACCCGTTCTCCACCGCGCCCCGGGTGACCGTCTCGACCCTGCGCAAGGCGCTCGGCGACCCCGACCCCATCACCACCGTGCACGGATCCGGGTACCGGCTGCGGAAGCCGGCTCCGTGA
- a CDS encoding sensor histidine kinase, giving the protein MTQPLPLPPRGPRVSARLRLALGYAVFLVAAGAVVLAGVYIVLRQVPNYPLTAANPRDRAYAPSRQEILETLVGVSGYLLAALAVVGVVGGWFLAGRVLRPLRRINDAATRIAATGALEHRIGLRGRNDEFRQLADSFDAMLGRLQDSFAAQERFAANASHELRTPLAVTSTLLEVARRDPAGQDYPRLLRRLTDTNERAIAVTEALLRLADANEVTAARDDTDLAAAASAALAECATEAEGAGVRAHADLRAAPVRGDAELLARLAVNLVQNAVRHNLPDGGALRVGTRHDRAAGTVTLRVENTGRPVPAEDVARLREPFLRGAGRVAAGPGPVPAPGGTRGHGLGLALVDRITRVHHGMLTLLPREGGGLVVTVVLPARPVTGATVP; this is encoded by the coding sequence GTGACGCAGCCGCTCCCTCTCCCGCCGCGCGGCCCCCGGGTGAGCGCCCGGCTGCGGCTTGCCCTGGGCTACGCGGTCTTTCTCGTCGCCGCCGGAGCCGTCGTCCTGGCCGGGGTCTACATCGTGCTGCGCCAGGTGCCGAACTATCCGCTCACCGCGGCGAACCCCCGGGACCGCGCGTACGCGCCCAGCCGCCAGGAGATCCTGGAAACCCTGGTGGGGGTGTCCGGCTATCTGCTGGCCGCGCTCGCCGTGGTCGGGGTGGTGGGCGGCTGGTTCCTGGCCGGCCGGGTGCTGCGCCCGCTGCGGCGCATCAACGACGCCGCCACCCGGATCGCGGCGACCGGCGCCCTGGAGCACCGCATCGGGCTCCGGGGCCGCAACGACGAGTTCCGGCAGCTGGCCGACTCCTTCGACGCCATGCTGGGGCGGCTCCAGGACTCCTTCGCGGCGCAGGAACGGTTCGCCGCGAACGCCTCCCACGAGCTGCGCACCCCCCTGGCGGTGACCTCCACCCTGCTGGAGGTGGCCCGCCGCGATCCGGCCGGGCAGGACTACCCCCGGCTGCTGCGACGGCTCACCGACACCAATGAACGCGCCATCGCGGTGACCGAGGCGCTGCTGCGGCTGGCCGACGCCAACGAGGTGACGGCGGCCCGCGACGACACCGACCTCGCCGCGGCCGCCTCGGCCGCCCTGGCCGAGTGCGCCACCGAGGCCGAGGGGGCCGGGGTCCGGGCCCACGCCGACCTGCGCGCCGCGCCGGTACGCGGGGACGCCGAGCTGCTCGCCCGGCTCGCGGTGAACCTGGTGCAGAACGCCGTACGGCACAACCTCCCCGACGGCGGCGCGCTGCGGGTGGGCACCCGGCACGACCGCGCGGCCGGCACGGTCACGCTGCGGGTGGAGAACACCGGGCGGCCGGTGCCGGCCGAGGACGTGGCGCGGCTGCGCGAGCCGTTCCTGCGCGGCGCGGGCCGGGTGGCGGCGGGGCCCGGGCCAGTCCCGGCCCCCGGCGGGACCCGTGGGCACGGCCTGGGGCTGGCGCTCGTCGACCGGATCACCCGGGTCCACCACGGCATGCTGACCCTGCTCCCCCGCGAGGGCGGCGGTCTCGTCGTCACCGTGGTGCTGCCCGCCCGCCCGGTCACCGGCGCCACCGTTCCATGA
- a CDS encoding BTAD domain-containing putative transcriptional regulator gives MRAGADPGELRFRLLGPLEVLRGGAPVRLGGFHQRAVLAYLLLRPNRVTATSELIAALWRGPAPASARKMVQNAVWRLRGRLLDTDPAGAPQTSDAADGRRPAAPVALWSRPPGYQLNVPPHALDLHRFHTLAAEGRDRMREGAVATASLRWREALALWRGPMLSDLVETGVRWPDLEAAQTARLDVLEKYFDAELALGRHDSVLPELRAITRAEPRGEPFTGQLMLALHRGGRRSEALDVYAAIRTELAEELGLEPGRRLHELHRAILVGDPALDLDPARPPGGAHTALAPAPTLVRGRPEPAAPAAPAAERSGAPPVPPPAPPAPVRECREVTAALINISFPAGDDDGDLERVDAESAALEAVIGEEAGRFGGTVTSRIGSSWLVVLGAGRARGDEPLRAVQLALAIRQRLRWGRHPERRPRIRAAIDTGEAVVQHRPQDAVPPAVTSAVFDRAHALLPLVPLDEVWVGETTREQTCSALDCRPARVSSAAWTVRGMRGSDLDTGEKVPLLERTESLRTLAALLDGVPGADGPHAALVVAGAGLGKTALLTACERLATERDMPRRPRPLLAHLAPRTVDDSPLFTVATELCAACGIEIEDPPGTARHKLWTVIERVADDADEAARLFALLLIVIGHVPDHERTVPADEVMTAWHTLLERLATERRVIVLIDDLHTADDAVLRLVDRAVDPAGRPGQRLTVIAAARPELFRRRPAWAPAAGGTATAPRLVPLALAPLSDPAVAELVHALLAASTFPDVEAEPEAAGPARELAEAVTALACGNPLIAAEFVRMALRRPGSPALSRDPRTTLIPGRVRRMLGAELDALPAGLARVVQDAAAIGDDIRADTLAALRRHPTEETAEALGELAARGILAPRAPAPDGTARFGFRRPLLREVAYARLPRGVRAARHAALAAHTGQAGPPPALELLRLHSVMERWRR, from the coding sequence GTGAGGGCCGGCGCGGACCCCGGGGAGCTGCGGTTCCGGCTGCTGGGCCCGCTGGAGGTGCTGCGCGGCGGCGCCCCGGTACGGCTGGGCGGCTTCCACCAGCGGGCCGTCCTGGCATACCTGTTGCTGCGGCCGAACCGGGTGACGGCGACGAGCGAGCTGATCGCCGCGCTGTGGCGCGGCCCGGCCCCCGCCTCGGCGCGCAAGATGGTGCAGAACGCGGTGTGGCGGTTACGGGGACGGCTGCTGGACACCGACCCGGCCGGCGCGCCGCAGACCTCGGACGCGGCGGACGGGCGAAGGCCCGCCGCCCCCGTCGCCCTGTGGTCCCGGCCGCCCGGCTATCAGCTGAACGTGCCCCCGCACGCCCTTGACCTGCACCGCTTCCACACGCTCGCCGCCGAGGGCCGGGACAGGATGCGGGAGGGCGCGGTGGCCACCGCGTCACTGCGCTGGCGCGAGGCGCTCGCCCTGTGGCGCGGCCCGATGCTCTCCGATCTGGTCGAGACGGGCGTGCGCTGGCCCGACCTGGAGGCGGCGCAGACGGCACGCCTCGACGTCCTGGAGAAGTACTTCGACGCCGAACTCGCCCTGGGCCGGCACGACAGCGTGCTCCCCGAGCTGCGAGCGATCACCCGGGCCGAGCCGCGCGGGGAACCGTTCACCGGGCAGCTCATGCTCGCGCTGCACCGTGGCGGCCGGCGCTCCGAGGCACTGGACGTGTACGCCGCGATCCGCACCGAACTGGCCGAGGAACTGGGCCTGGAGCCCGGTCGCCGGCTCCATGAACTGCACCGGGCGATCCTCGTCGGCGACCCGGCCCTGGACCTGGACCCGGCCCGGCCGCCGGGCGGGGCACACACCGCCCTCGCCCCCGCCCCCACCCTCGTGCGCGGCCGGCCGGAGCCCGCCGCACCCGCCGCCCCTGCGGCGGAGCGCTCCGGTGCCCCGCCGGTACCCCCGCCCGCCCCGCCGGCGCCGGTGCGCGAGTGCCGTGAGGTCACCGCGGCCCTGATCAACATCTCCTTCCCCGCCGGCGATGACGACGGCGATCTGGAGCGCGTCGACGCCGAGAGCGCCGCGCTGGAGGCGGTCATCGGCGAGGAGGCCGGCCGGTTCGGCGGCACCGTCACCTCCCGGATCGGCTCCTCCTGGCTGGTGGTGCTGGGCGCCGGACGCGCCCGCGGCGACGAGCCGCTGCGCGCCGTCCAGCTGGCCCTGGCGATCCGGCAGCGGTTGCGCTGGGGCCGGCACCCCGAGCGGCGGCCGCGGATCAGGGCCGCGATCGACACCGGAGAGGCGGTGGTCCAGCACCGGCCGCAGGACGCCGTCCCCCCGGCGGTCACCAGCGCGGTGTTCGACCGTGCGCACGCGCTGCTGCCGCTCGTACCGCTGGACGAGGTGTGGGTCGGTGAGACCACGCGCGAACAGACCTGCTCGGCTCTCGACTGCCGGCCCGCCCGGGTCTCCTCGGCCGCCTGGACCGTACGGGGCATGCGCGGAAGCGACCTGGACACCGGGGAGAAGGTACCGCTCCTGGAACGGACGGAGAGCTTACGGACCCTCGCGGCCCTGCTGGACGGCGTCCCCGGCGCGGACGGGCCGCACGCCGCGCTCGTGGTGGCCGGGGCCGGGCTCGGCAAGACCGCGCTGCTGACCGCGTGCGAACGGCTGGCCACCGAGCGGGACATGCCCCGCCGCCCGCGCCCGCTGCTGGCGCACCTCGCCCCCCGCACGGTCGACGACAGCCCGCTGTTCACGGTCGCCACCGAACTGTGCGCCGCCTGCGGCATCGAGATCGAGGACCCGCCCGGCACCGCGCGGCACAAGCTGTGGACGGTCATCGAACGCGTCGCCGACGACGCCGACGAGGCCGCCCGGCTGTTCGCCCTGCTGCTGATCGTGATCGGGCACGTCCCCGACCACGAACGGACGGTGCCCGCCGACGAGGTGATGACGGCGTGGCACACCCTGCTGGAACGGCTGGCCACCGAGCGCCGGGTGATCGTGCTCATCGACGATCTGCACACCGCCGACGACGCCGTGCTGCGCCTGGTGGACCGGGCCGTGGACCCGGCCGGACGGCCGGGACAGCGGCTCACCGTGATCGCCGCGGCGCGCCCCGAACTGTTCCGGCGCCGCCCGGCGTGGGCCCCGGCGGCCGGCGGGACCGCCACCGCCCCGCGGCTGGTGCCCCTCGCCCTGGCCCCGCTGTCCGACCCGGCGGTGGCCGAACTGGTCCACGCGCTGCTGGCGGCGAGCACGTTCCCGGACGTGGAGGCGGAGCCGGAAGCGGCTGGGCCGGCGCGGGAACTGGCCGAGGCGGTGACCGCGCTCGCCTGCGGCAACCCGCTGATCGCCGCCGAGTTCGTCCGCATGGCACTGCGCCGCCCCGGCTCCCCTGCGCTCTCCCGCGACCCGCGGACCACGCTCATCCCCGGGCGGGTACGCCGGATGCTGGGCGCCGAACTCGACGCACTGCCGGCCGGCCTCGCCCGGGTGGTCCAGGACGCCGCCGCGATCGGCGACGACATCCGCGCCGACACCCTCGCCGCGCTGCGCCGTCACCCCACCGAGGAGACGGCCGAGGCACTGGGCGAACTCGCCGCGCGCGGCATCCTCGCCCCCCGCGCACCGGCGCCCGACGGCACCGCCCGGTTCGGCTTCCGGCGGCCCCTGCTGCGCGAGGTGGCGTACGCACGGCTCCCCCGGGGCGTACGCGCCGCCCGGCACGCCGCGCTGGCCGCGCACACGGGGCAGGCCGGGCCGCCGCCCGCCCTGGAACTGCTGCGGCTGCACTCCGTCATGGAACGGTGGCGCCGGTGA
- a CDS encoding flavin-containing monooxygenase, producing the protein MSDRIGGHVRAAVIGCGFGGLGAAVRLRREGVNSLAVLEAAGSLGGTWRENTYPGAACDIPSHLYSYSFAPNPRWPRVFSAQRDILAYLERVADRFDVRRHIHLNTAVTAARWQPEHTRWHLTTDRGELTADVLVTAAGMHSAPKIPDIPGLDTFPGAAFHSACWDHDRDLAGRRVAVVGTGASATQIVPALQPTVRRVTLFQRSAPWVLPKFDRPHPRAEQWLYERLPLLRLAQRGRFWAVGEVRSDLLTRRLRQLALAEKLVAAHLRFGVKDPELRRKLTPDHRMGCKRVTFSNTFYPAVTQENVEVVASGLARVEGGTLIGQDGSTHEADTIVFATGFHNVGRPITRRIAAADGTTLAEAWDKGGGIQALRGTTMTGFPNLLMMGGPQAVSSSSSKVLMIEAQLSYLADFLHRLDELAEPVGEPGGVALDPSPDALRAWNARMRGKLARTVWETGCDSPYLDHEGRDVTHWPGTTTEFRRATRRVDLAEYRVVRAVREPVR; encoded by the coding sequence ATGAGTGACCGGATCGGCGGCCATGTGCGGGCCGCCGTGATCGGCTGCGGCTTCGGCGGGCTCGGCGCGGCGGTGCGGCTGCGCCGGGAGGGCGTGAACTCCCTGGCCGTCCTGGAGGCGGCGGGATCGCTCGGCGGCACCTGGCGCGAGAACACCTATCCCGGCGCCGCCTGCGACATACCGTCCCACCTCTACAGCTACTCGTTCGCCCCCAATCCCCGCTGGCCCCGGGTGTTCTCCGCCCAGCGCGACATCCTCGCCTATCTGGAACGGGTCGCCGACCGCTTCGACGTGCGGCGCCACATCCACCTCAACACCGCCGTCACCGCCGCCCGCTGGCAGCCCGAGCACACCCGCTGGCACCTCACCACCGACCGCGGCGAGCTGACGGCCGATGTCCTGGTGACGGCCGCCGGCATGCACTCGGCCCCGAAGATCCCCGACATCCCCGGCCTCGACACCTTTCCCGGCGCCGCCTTCCACAGCGCGTGCTGGGACCACGACCGCGACCTGGCCGGGCGGCGCGTCGCCGTGGTCGGCACCGGCGCCTCGGCCACCCAGATCGTTCCCGCCCTCCAGCCCACCGTGCGGCGGGTCACGCTCTTCCAGCGCAGCGCGCCGTGGGTGCTGCCCAAGTTCGACCGGCCCCACCCGCGCGCCGAACAGTGGCTGTACGAGCGGCTGCCGCTCCTGCGGCTGGCGCAGCGCGGCCGGTTCTGGGCGGTCGGCGAGGTCCGCAGCGATCTGCTGACCCGGCGGCTGCGCCAACTGGCGCTGGCCGAGAAGCTCGTCGCCGCGCACCTGCGGTTCGGCGTCAAGGACCCGGAGCTGCGCCGCAAGCTCACCCCCGACCACCGGATGGGCTGCAAGCGGGTGACCTTCTCCAACACCTTCTATCCCGCGGTCACCCAGGAGAACGTCGAGGTCGTCGCCTCGGGGCTGGCCCGCGTCGAGGGCGGCACCCTGATCGGGCAGGACGGCAGCACGCACGAGGCGGACACCATCGTGTTCGCCACCGGCTTTCACAACGTCGGCCGGCCCATCACCCGGCGCATCGCCGCGGCGGACGGTACGACGCTGGCGGAGGCGTGGGACAAGGGCGGCGGCATCCAGGCACTGCGCGGAACGACCATGACCGGGTTCCCCAACCTGCTGATGATGGGCGGGCCGCAGGCGGTGTCCTCCTCCAGTTCCAAGGTGCTGATGATCGAGGCCCAGCTCAGCTATCTCGCCGACTTCCTGCACCGGCTCGACGAACTGGCCGAGCCGGTCGGCGAGCCGGGCGGGGTGGCGCTCGACCCGTCCCCGGACGCGCTGCGCGCCTGGAACGCGCGGATGCGCGGCAAGCTCGCCAGGACCGTGTGGGAGACCGGCTGCGACAGCCCCTACCTGGACCACGAGGGCCGGGACGTCACGCACTGGCCGGGCACCACGACCGAGTTCCGCAGGGCGACCCGGCGGGTGGACCTGGCCGAGTACCGGGTGGTGCGCGCGGTGCGGGAGCCCGTCCGGTAG
- a CDS encoding class I SAM-dependent methyltransferase, with protein MTTRTEPGPGIDALSMADVYTPAYTEQIERARHEASLLFARVAMTHLFAEGPAAYHPDAEPPAGAMARQPFYFRKKLLDYLADRGELIINGDTCRPTPELAARARMSEEQFLGPGVTGSPTMEVIKYFESVVGGVLCGRDGLVLLEEAYGAEETQRLWHHLMVDAGPKRAPSKLAARALDLRLRSGEPTVVFEGGAGIGATLREALTIEGFRERTAHLASYGFTDVSRSLMQQARRTFTAELPELVERMHFDRVDLDDLDAYDDVPYLQDEAADLVIYESVLYDVANLHQVLSHSRRILKPGGWLVFTFGSRGRPGQFFPFEFFQSTLHSFYRAELDPPRRVNPGYLTMAEWTASLESAGFGRFRVLPDAADHDKWPYGGIVAERP; from the coding sequence ATGACCACCAGGACCGAACCGGGCCCCGGCATCGACGCCCTCAGCATGGCCGACGTCTACACGCCCGCCTACACCGAGCAGATCGAACGGGCCAGGCACGAGGCGTCGTTGCTGTTCGCCCGCGTCGCCATGACGCACCTGTTCGCCGAAGGGCCCGCCGCGTACCACCCGGACGCCGAGCCGCCGGCCGGCGCGATGGCCCGCCAGCCGTTCTACTTCCGCAAGAAGCTCCTCGACTACCTCGCCGACCGCGGCGAGCTGATCATCAACGGCGACACCTGCCGTCCGACCCCCGAACTCGCGGCCCGCGCCCGGATGTCCGAGGAACAGTTCCTGGGCCCCGGGGTCACCGGCTCGCCGACGATGGAGGTCATCAAGTACTTCGAGAGCGTGGTCGGCGGCGTGCTGTGCGGCCGCGACGGCCTTGTGCTGCTGGAGGAGGCGTACGGCGCCGAGGAGACGCAGCGGCTGTGGCACCACCTCATGGTGGACGCCGGCCCCAAGCGAGCGCCGAGCAAGCTGGCCGCCCGCGCCCTCGATCTGCGGCTGCGCTCCGGCGAGCCCACCGTCGTCTTCGAGGGCGGGGCCGGCATCGGCGCCACCTTGCGCGAGGCGCTGACGATCGAGGGCTTCCGGGAACGCACCGCGCACCTCGCCTCGTACGGGTTCACCGACGTCAGCCGCTCCCTGATGCAGCAGGCCCGGCGGACGTTCACCGCCGAACTGCCCGAGCTGGTGGAGCGGATGCACTTCGACCGGGTGGACCTCGATGACCTGGACGCGTACGACGATGTGCCCTATCTCCAGGACGAGGCCGCCGACCTGGTGATCTACGAGAGCGTGCTGTACGACGTGGCGAACCTGCACCAGGTACTCAGCCACAGCCGCCGGATCCTCAAACCGGGCGGCTGGCTGGTGTTCACCTTCGGCAGCCGGGGCCGCCCGGGGCAGTTCTTCCCTTTCGAGTTCTTCCAGTCGACGCTGCACAGCTTCTACCGGGCCGAACTCGATCCGCCGCGCCGGGTCAACCCCGGCTACCTCACGATGGCCGAGTGGACGGCCTCCCTGGAGAGCGCGGGCTTCGGCCGTTTCCGGGTGCTGCCCGACGCCGCCGATCACGACAAGTGGCCCTACGGAGGCATCGTCGCCGAGCGGCCGTGA